A single region of the Gossypium arboreum isolate Shixiya-1 chromosome 12, ASM2569848v2, whole genome shotgun sequence genome encodes:
- the LOC108476614 gene encoding subtilisin-like protease SBT3.8 codes for MGSNPLPSFVIVLILLVLNGQGPMTAKVEAKSTVHIVYLGERQHDDPKRATDSHHDLLATVVGSKEIASDLMVYSYRHGFSGFAAKLTESQAQKLSELSGVVRVIPNTLHRLQTTRSWDFLGLSSHYPNHVLQNSKMGDGVIIGVFDTGIWPESKAFSDEGLGPIPSHWKGVCKSGDQFNAATHCNRKIIGARWFIDGFLAEYGRLLNTSDDPEFLSPRDANGHGTHTSSTASGAYVRNVSYRGLLSGTVRGGAPRARLAIYKVCWNVLGGQCASADILKAFDEAIHDGVDVLSLSIGYSLPLFSDVDERDGIATGSFHAVARGITVVCGAANEGPSAQTVQNTAPWILTVAASTMDRALPTPITLGNNKTFLGQAIFTGKEKGFTGLTYPEGTGLDPTSAGACQSLSLNSTLVAGKVVLCFASVTGRVAIRLAAATVQEAGGIGLIIAKNPSDALIECRDGFPCIEVDYEIGTRILYYIRSTKSPTVKLGHSKTLVGKPVSAKVAFFSSRGPSSIAPEILKPDITAPGVNILAATSQLDQWMDGGYAIHSGTSMATPHVSGIVALLKAIHPDWSPAAIKSALVTTARTKDASGFPLFAEGSPKKLANPFDFGGGIVNPNGAADPGLVYDMGLSDYIHYLCAMGYNNSAISRLTGQSTACSAEKPSFLDVNLPSITISSLRNSVTLTRTVTNVGSPNSIYRADIETPTGMTVTVKPHILVFNSRTKKISFNVTICATKQVNTGYFFGSLTWRNEQNAVRIPLSVKTEILQSYADDN; via the exons ATGGGATCAAATCCGTTGCCATCCTTTGTTATTGTTTTAATTCTCTTGGTTCTTAATGGCCAAGGACCGATGACTGCAAAAGTTGAAGCCAAAAGCACT GTTCACATCGTTTACCTTGGAGAAAGGCAACATGATGATCCGAAGCGGGCTACGGATTCTCATCATGACTTGCTTGCTACGGTGGTAGGGAG TAAGGAGATAGCCTCAGATTTGATGGTTTACAGTTACAGACATGGCTTCTCCGGGTTTGCAGCCAAGCTTACAGAGTCACAGGCACAAAAACTCTCAG AGTTGTCTGGTGTTGTTCGAGTAATACCGAATACCCTTCACAGACTGCAAACAACTAGGAGTTGGGATTTCCTTGGCTTGTCTTCTCATTATCCTAATCATGTTCTTCAAAACAGCAAGATGGGTGATGGAGTAATCATTGGTGTCTTTGATACTG GAATATGGCCAGAGTCTAAAGCATTTAGTGACGAAGGGCTTGGACCGATCCCATCTCATTGGAAGGGTGTGTGTAAATCTGGGGACCAGTTCAATGCAGCAACTCACTGCAATAGGAAAATCATTGGAGCTCGTTGGTTCATCGATGGATTTCTTGCTGAGTATGGACGGCTACTGAACACATCTGATGATCCTGAGTTCTTGTCACCGAGAGATGCTAATGGACATGGAACGCATACATCTAGCACAGCAAGTGGTGCTTATGTAAGAAATGTTAGCTATAGAGGACTTCTTTCCGGGACAGTAAGAGGTGGTGCGCCGCGTGCTCGGCTGGCCATATATAAAGTCTGTTGGAATGTGCTTGGTGGACAATGTGCATCAGCTGATATTTTGAAAGCCTTTGATGAAGCAATACATGATGGAGTTGATGTTTTATCACTTTCAATTGGGTATTCATTACCTTTATTTTCAGATGTCGATGAACGAGATGGGATTGCTACAGGCTCTTTCCATGCCGTTGCTCGGGGCATCACGGTTGTTTGTGGAGCAGCAAATGAAGGACCTTCAGCTCAAACAGTGCAGAACACAGCACCATGGATATTAACCGTTGCAGCAAGTACCATGGATCGAGCTTTGCCTACACCCATAACGCTTGGGAACAATAAAACCTTCTTG GGTCAAGCCATTTTCACAGGAAAGGAGAAGGGATTTACCGGCTTGACATACCCAGAGGGCACGGGGCTCGACCCTACTTCTGCAGG AGCATGCCAATCTCTTTCACTTAATTCAACATTGGTAGCTGGAAAAGTGGTACTTTGCTTTGCCTCAGTCACCGGTAGAGTTGCCATAAGACTTGCTGCGGCAACTGTACAAGAAGCAGGAGGGATTGGGCTGATTATTGCTAAAAATCCAAGTGATGCCTTGATTGAATGCAGGGATGGCTTCCCGTGCATTGAAGTTGACTATGAAATTGGCACCCGAATACTCTATTACATTCGATCCACAAA GTCCCCCacagtgaaattaggccattcaAAAACACTTGTAGGCAAGCCTGTATCAGCAAAGGTGGCCTTTTTCTCATCAAGAGGCCCTAGCTCCATTGCACCAGAAATTCTCAAG CCAGACATAACTGCACCTGGAGTGAATATACTAGCTGCAACTTCTCAGCTGGATCAGTGGATGGATGGTGGATATGCCATACACTCAGGCACTTCAATGGCTACTCCTCATGTTTCAGGCATTGTTGCACTTCTCAAAGCAATACACCCTGATTGGTCTCCTGCAGCTATTAAATCTGCATTAGTCACAACCG CAAGAACAAAGGATGCATCAGGTTTCCCACTCTTTGCTGAGGGATCACCTAAAAAACTGGCTAATCCATTTGATTTTGGAGGTGGCATTGTAAACCCCAATGGAGCAGCAGATCCTGGCCTAGTATATGACATGGGGTTATCGGACTACATTCATTACCTTTGTGCCATGGGGTATAATAACTCCGCCATCAGTCGACTTACAGGGCAATCTACAGCGTGTTCAGCTGAAAAGCCTTCCTTTCTAGATGTGAATCTACCATCCATAACCATTTCAAGTCTAAGAAATTCAGTAACTCTTACTAGAACTGTGACAAATGTGGGGTCCCCTAATTCAATTTATAGAGCTGATATTGAGACTCCAACCGGCATGACTGTAACAGTAAAGCCTCACATCTTGGTCTTCAACTCTAGAACCAAGAAGATCTCCTTCAATGTTACAATATGTGCAACAAAACAGGTGAATACAGGGTATTTCTTTGGGAGCCTGACTTGGAGAAATGAACAAAATGCTGTGAGAATTCCATTGTCAGTAAAAACTGAGATTTTACAATCGTATGCTGATGATAATTAA
- the LOC108476615 gene encoding caffeic acid 3-O-methyltransferase-like: MNFKETQQATTWTDEEDKQAQQYAMQLVSSSVVPMVLKAAIELGVFEIIQRAGPSALLSPSQIASQLPSQANPKAPLVLDRILRLLATHSILTYSLVTNQADGQVDRLYGLAPVAKYFITSPSGGSLSPMLDLYQDKVTMDSWYHLKDAVLEGGSPFNKAHGVKTNEYMKKDPRFGSIFKAAMMDYNKLFVEEMLKSYRGFDGLSSLVDVGGGNGFILHSIVSKYPTIKGINFDLPHVIDKSPSYPGIENVAGDVFKSVPKGDAIFTKWVLHHFEDKQCVEVLRNCYEALPARGKVIAVQTVIPEGPDANPLCKSVYPFELLSTTMNEGAKERTEKEFEKVAKDAGFSRLRVACCVYGFSVLEFCKNM, from the exons ATGAATTTTAAAGAAACCCAACAAGCCACAACATGGACCGATGAAGAAGACAAACAAGCCCAGCAATATGCCATGCAACTGGTTAGCTCATCGGTGGTGCCCATGGTGTTGAAAGCAGCTATTGAACTTGGTGTGTTTGAGATTATACAAAGAGCTGGTCCTAGTGCGCTGCTGTCACCTTCCCAGATTGCATCCCAACTTCCATCTCAGGCTAATCCGAAAGCCCCTTTGGTCCTTGATCGAATCCTCCGCCTTCTAGCTACCCACTCCATCCTCACTTACTCTCTTGTAACAAACCAAGCAGATGGGCAGGTTGACAGGCTCTATGGTTTGGCACCTGTTGCCAAATACTTCATTACAAGCCCAAGTGGAGGATCCTTGTCGCCTATGTTAGACTTGTATCAGGACAAAGTCACTATGGATTCCTG GTACCACCTGAAAGATGCAGTCTTAGAAGGGGGGAGTCCATTTAACAAGGCACATGGAGTAAAGACCAATGAGTATATGAAAAAAGATCCAAGGTTTGGAAGCATCTTCAAGGCCGCTATGATGGATTACAACAAGCTGTTCGTGGAAGAGATGTTGAAAAGTTACCGAGGTTTTGATGGCTTGAGTTCATTGGTTGATGTAGGTGGCGGCAATGGTTTTATTCTCCACAGTATTGTTTCCAAGTACCCTACCATTAAGGGTATTAACTTCGATCTGCCACATGTTATTGACAAGTCACCCTCCTATCCTG GAATTGAGAATGTGGCTGGAGATGTTTTCAAGAGTGTACCAAAAGGAGACGCCATTTTCACCAAG TGGGTACTCCATCATTTTGAGGACAAGCAATGCGTGGAGGTACTTAGGAACTGCTACGAAGCATTACCGGCGAGGGGGAAAGTGATAGCGGTGCAAACAGTAATCCCTGAAGGCCCTGATGCCAACCCCTTATGTAAAAGTGTGTATCCGTTTGAATTGTTGTCGACAACCATGAACGAAGGCGCAAAGGAAAGGACAGAAAAAGAATTCGAGAAAGTGGCGAAGGATGCAGGCTTTTCTCGTCTTCGAGTGGCATGCTGTGTCTATGGTTTTTCAGTCTTGGAGTTCTGCAAAAACATGTGA
- the LOC108478815 gene encoding caffeic acid 3-O-methyltransferase-like, giving the protein MSFKESQQGRTWTDEEDKQAQQYAMQLVSSSVVPMVLKAAIELGVFEIIQRAGPGALLSPSQIASQLPSQTNPKAALVLDRILRLLATHSILTYKLQDGHRLYGLAPVAKYFITSSSGGSLSSLLDVFQEKVFMDSWYHLKDAVLEGGSQFNKAHGVEVSEYMSKDARFGDIFKTSMVDYNKLFVEEMLKSYHGFDGLNSLVDVGGGNGFILHSIVSKYPTIKGINFDLPQVIDKSPSYPGIENVAGDMFNSVPKGDAIFMKWIIHCLDDKQCLELLKNCYEALPVNGKVIAVDTVIPEIPDASPSCKSVYQFDVYSMSINESGKERTEKELESLGKGARFSGFRVACGAYGFSVMEFYKRM; this is encoded by the exons ATGAGTTTTAAAGAAAGCCAACAGGGAAGAACATGGACCGACGAAGAAGACAAACAAGCCCAGCAGTATGCCATGCAACTGGTTAGCTCATCGGTGGTGCCCATGGTATTGAAAGCAGCTATTGAACTTGGTGTGTTTGAGATTATACAAAGAGCTGGTCCTGGTGCACTGCTGTCACCTTCCCAGATTGCATCCCAACTTCCATCACAAACTAATCCAAAAGCCGCTTTGGTCCTTGATCGAATCCTCCGCCTTCTAGCTACCCACTCCATCCTCACCTACAAGCTACAGGATGGCCACAGGCTGTATGGTTTGGCACCTGTTGCCAAATACTTCATTACAAGCTCGAGTGGAGGATCTTTGTCTTCTTTGTTAGACGTGTTTCAGGAGAAAGTCTTCATGGATTCCTG GTACCACCTGAAAGATGCAGTCCTAGAAGGGGGGAGTCAATTTAACAAAGCACATGGAGTAGAGGTCAGTGAGTATATGAGCAAAGATGCGAGGTTTGGAGACATCTTCAAGACCTCTATGGTTGATTACAACAAGTTGTTCGTGGAAGAGATGTTGAAAAGCTACCACGGTTTTGATGGCTTGAATTCATTGGTAGACGTAGGTGGCGGCAACGGTTTTATTCTCCACAGTATTGTTTCCAAGTACCCTACCATCAAGGGTATTAACTTCGATCTGCCACAGGTTATTGACAAGTCACCCTCCTATCCTG GAATTGAGAATGTGGCCGGAGATATGTTCAACAGTGTACCAAAAGGAGACGCCATTTTCATGAAG TGGATAATCCATTGCTTGGACGACAAGCAATGCCTGGAATTACTCAAGAACTGCTATGAAGCATTACCGGTGAACGGGAAAGTGATAGCAGTGGATACGGTCATCCCTGAAATCCCTGATGCCAGTCCCTCATGTAAAAGCGTGTATCAGTTTGATGTGTACTCCATGAGCATCAATGAAAGTGGAAAGGAAAGGACAGAAAAAGAATTGGAGAGCTTGGGGAAGGGAGCACGCTTTTCTGGTTTTCGAGTGGCATGCGGTGCCTATGGTTTCTCAGTCATGGAGTTCTACAAAAGGATGTGA